In one window of Nesterenkonia sandarakina DNA:
- a CDS encoding 3-oxoacyl-ACP synthase III, producing the protein MPGNATFHHRNAALLSVTEVQAPEVLTSKDLDRRLADALKRLKLPTGLLHRVAGVKARRNWSRPGDVRAGTVEAGRRALAAAGIAAEDVSMMINTSVSREHLEPSVAVGVHHDLGLPSSAMNFDITNACLGFVNAITLASSMIDAGQAKYVLIVNGEDAKKVQDATVERINSLEKMASRDDFMAEFASLTLGCGAAAAVIGPADEHPEGHRIVGGVTRAATQHHGLCVGDHNGMFTDARGLLDGGLELVMDAFNDAREHFDWDSMDSYITHQVSQLHTSSIVKAAKLDKKRVPVTYPELGNVGPASLPITLARESDRLQPGDRVLCMGVGSGLNTAMLEIQW; encoded by the coding sequence GTGCCAGGAAACGCGACTTTTCACCACCGCAACGCCGCCCTCCTCTCCGTGACGGAGGTGCAGGCCCCGGAGGTCCTCACGTCAAAGGATCTGGACCGGCGTCTGGCGGATGCGCTCAAACGTCTGAAGCTGCCCACCGGGCTGCTGCACCGAGTGGCCGGGGTGAAGGCCCGGCGCAACTGGTCTAGACCAGGCGACGTCCGCGCCGGGACCGTGGAGGCCGGGCGCCGAGCCCTCGCCGCCGCCGGGATCGCAGCCGAAGACGTCTCGATGATGATCAACACCTCGGTCTCCCGGGAACACCTGGAGCCCTCGGTCGCCGTCGGGGTCCACCACGACCTCGGGCTTCCCAGCTCCGCGATGAACTTCGACATCACCAACGCCTGTCTGGGCTTCGTCAACGCGATCACCCTGGCCAGCTCGATGATCGACGCCGGACAGGCGAAATACGTGCTGATCGTCAACGGTGAGGACGCCAAGAAGGTCCAGGACGCCACCGTGGAGCGGATCAACTCGCTGGAGAAGATGGCCTCCCGGGACGACTTCATGGCCGAGTTCGCCTCGCTCACCCTGGGCTGCGGCGCCGCCGCGGCGGTGATCGGTCCCGCCGATGAGCACCCGGAGGGCCACCGGATCGTCGGTGGAGTCACCCGGGCCGCGACCCAGCACCACGGGCTCTGCGTGGGTGACCACAACGGCATGTTCACCGACGCCCGCGGGCTGCTCGACGGCGGCCTGGAGCTGGTCATGGACGCCTTCAACGACGCCCGCGAGCACTTCGACTGGGACTCCATGGACTCCTACATCACCCACCAGGTCTCTCAGCTGCACACCTCCTCGATCGTGAAGGCCGCGAAGCTGGACAAGAAGCGGGTCCCGGTGACCTACCCGGAGCTGGGCAATGTGGGGCCGGCCTCGCTGCCGATCACGCTGGCCCGGGAGTCCGACCGGCTGCAGCCCGGCGACCGAGTGCTCTGCATGGGGGTCGGATCAGGACTGAACACCGCGATGCTGGAGATCCAATGGTGA
- a CDS encoding alpha/beta fold hydrolase, producing MVNLRPRFTPVPAAPARLPREHAPGASFPDLDPAWSRLVTAKTDDGARTFHVLDTGPALAARGITPTGTILAVHGNPTWSYLWRNVIAGSLERARSGDAWRVIAPDQLDMGFSDRLSHPVPPAPDAPSYRRLSQRLGDLDALMDALDVDTGSRLVTLGHDWGGIISLGWAVRQRGQVDAAITLNTAVHHPTEDQVPAALRAAMAPAVLPAATLASEGFLTVTLGLAENALSPEVREAYRAPYTTRNGRGGIGGFVADIPAETSHVSRPALDEVASGLREWNKPTLLLWGPKDPVFQDRYLADLQSRVPHADLHRFEGTGHMLAEDRDLSTPIFTWLDDQFGAGATRSRLRSPAPAGDVLGLHERLTELARTERRQDPAVVDMTAEPEAWSSAEDAATGDRALSWAELDVQVDALAAGLSATGVRPGDRVSLLVQPGASLTVILYACLRLGAVAVVADAGLGVRGMTRAVRAARPDWVIGALPGLTLARSLGWPGKRISTQRLSARRAGLLGTVASVDALLDRYEGAAPDQVDLPAAEDPAAILFTSGSTGPAKGVMYTHGRLGALVALLIEQFDIRPGASLIAGFAPFALLGPAIGATSVTPDMSVTRPATLTAQAVADAALAGEATMFFGSPAALRNVVATAPALSALQRRGLSGITLVLSAGAPVHPDLLNAVQEIFPHAEIHTPYGMTEGLLQADIERQQVLDAVATDQSGVCVGTPVAGVRFALAPLDGLGRPSEELQEPGEAVGVLGEIVVSAAHLKAGYDRLWQTERASRRDTKDGLIWHRTNDIGHFDAEHRLWIEGRLQHVLATPDGPLGPGSVETPVDALEEVARSAAVPVGPQGTQAVVVIVEPEPGRSLRAGRSPVAEISFAARVREAAGEVPVAAVLVLDELPTDVRHNSKIDRTGLAAWAEKVLAGEKVKAP from the coding sequence ATGGTGAACCTGCGCCCACGCTTCACACCGGTCCCCGCGGCCCCCGCCCGGCTCCCCCGCGAGCACGCCCCCGGGGCCAGCTTCCCCGACCTGGACCCGGCCTGGTCCCGGCTGGTCACCGCGAAGACCGACGACGGCGCCCGGACCTTCCACGTGCTGGACACCGGCCCGGCGCTGGCCGCCCGCGGGATCACGCCCACCGGCACGATCCTGGCCGTGCACGGGAACCCCACCTGGTCCTACCTGTGGCGGAACGTGATCGCCGGGTCCCTGGAACGCGCCCGCAGCGGCGACGCCTGGCGGGTGATCGCTCCGGACCAGCTGGACATGGGATTCTCCGACCGGCTCTCCCACCCGGTCCCGCCGGCCCCCGATGCGCCCAGCTACCGCCGACTCTCGCAGCGGCTGGGAGACCTCGACGCGCTGATGGACGCCCTGGACGTGGACACCGGCTCCCGTCTGGTCACCCTGGGACACGACTGGGGCGGAATCATCTCCCTGGGCTGGGCGGTGCGCCAGCGCGGCCAGGTGGATGCCGCCATCACGCTGAACACCGCCGTGCACCATCCCACCGAGGATCAGGTCCCAGCGGCGCTGCGCGCGGCGATGGCCCCCGCGGTGCTGCCCGCGGCCACGCTGGCCAGCGAGGGGTTCCTCACCGTGACCCTGGGGCTGGCGGAGAACGCATTGTCCCCGGAGGTCCGTGAGGCCTACCGGGCGCCCTACACCACACGCAACGGACGCGGCGGCATCGGCGGCTTCGTCGCCGACATCCCCGCCGAGACCAGCCACGTCTCGCGCCCGGCACTGGACGAGGTCGCTTCGGGCCTGCGCGAATGGAACAAGCCCACGCTGCTGCTCTGGGGACCCAAGGACCCGGTGTTCCAAGACCGCTACCTCGCTGACCTGCAGTCCCGTGTCCCGCACGCCGACCTGCACCGCTTCGAAGGCACCGGGCACATGCTCGCCGAGGACCGCGATCTGAGCACGCCGATCTTCACCTGGCTCGATGACCAGTTCGGCGCCGGAGCAACCCGCTCCCGGCTGAGATCCCCCGCACCGGCCGGGGACGTCCTGGGACTCCACGAGCGGCTCACCGAGCTGGCCCGCACCGAGCGCCGGCAGGACCCCGCCGTGGTGGACATGACCGCAGAGCCAGAGGCCTGGAGCAGCGCCGAGGACGCCGCCACCGGCGACCGCGCGCTGAGCTGGGCCGAGCTCGACGTCCAGGTGGACGCGCTGGCCGCAGGCCTGAGCGCCACCGGAGTCCGGCCCGGCGATCGGGTCTCGCTGCTGGTCCAGCCCGGCGCCTCGCTGACCGTGATCCTCTACGCCTGCCTGCGCCTGGGCGCGGTGGCGGTCGTCGCCGACGCCGGACTCGGAGTCCGCGGGATGACCCGCGCGGTCCGTGCGGCACGCCCAGACTGGGTGATCGGGGCGCTGCCGGGACTCACCCTGGCCCGCAGCCTGGGCTGGCCCGGGAAGCGGATCAGCACCCAGCGGCTCTCCGCCCGGCGCGCCGGGCTGCTCGGCACCGTGGCCTCGGTGGATGCGCTGCTGGACCGCTATGAAGGTGCCGCCCCGGATCAGGTGGACCTCCCCGCCGCGGAGGACCCGGCGGCGATCCTGTTCACCTCCGGCTCCACCGGGCCGGCCAAGGGCGTGATGTACACCCACGGACGGCTCGGCGCGCTGGTCGCGCTGCTCATCGAGCAGTTCGACATTCGCCCCGGGGCCTCGCTGATCGCCGGCTTCGCGCCGTTCGCGCTGCTGGGACCGGCCATCGGCGCCACCTCGGTGACCCCGGACATGTCCGTGACCCGCCCGGCCACGCTCACCGCCCAGGCCGTGGCGGACGCCGCCCTGGCCGGGGAAGCCACCATGTTCTTCGGCTCCCCAGCGGCGCTGCGCAACGTCGTGGCCACCGCACCGGCGCTCAGCGCGCTGCAGCGCCGCGGACTCTCCGGGATCACACTCGTGCTCTCCGCCGGAGCCCCGGTGCACCCGGACCTGCTCAACGCGGTCCAGGAGATCTTCCCCCACGCGGAGATCCACACTCCCTACGGCATGACCGAGGGTCTGCTGCAGGCCGACATCGAGCGCCAACAGGTGCTCGACGCGGTCGCCACCGATCAGTCGGGGGTCTGCGTGGGCACTCCGGTCGCCGGCGTCCGGTTCGCGCTGGCCCCGCTGGACGGGCTGGGACGCCCCTCCGAGGAGCTGCAGGAGCCCGGCGAGGCTGTGGGCGTGCTCGGCGAGATCGTCGTCTCCGCAGCGCACCTGAAGGCCGGCTATGACCGGCTCTGGCAGACCGAACGGGCCTCGAGACGCGATACCAAGGACGGGCTGATCTGGCACCGGACCAATGACATCGGACACTTCGACGCTGAGCACCGGCTCTGGATCGAGGGGCGGCTGCAGCATGTGCTCGCCACCCCCGACGGACCGCTGGGTCCGGGGTCCGTGGAGACCCCGGTCGACGCCCTCGAAGAAGTGGCCCGCAGCGCCGCGGTGCCGGTGGGTCCGCAGGGCACCCAGGCCGTCGTCGTGATCGTGGAGCCGGAGCCGGGGCGCAGCCTGCGCGCCGGGCGTTCACCGGTGGCCGAGATCAGCTTCGCCGCCCGGGTCCGTGAGGCTGCCGGGGAGGTGCCCGTGGCCGCCGTGCTGGTGCTCGATGAGCTGCCCACCGATGTCCGGCACAACTCGAAGATCGACCGCACCGGGCTCGCGGCCTGGGCGGAGAAGGTCCTCGCCGGCGAAAAGGTCAAGGCACCATGA
- a CDS encoding NAD-dependent epimerase/dehydratase family protein → MSRLIEAGASVLVTGASGLLGGSVAQRLSDEGYQVTVLQRGASGLTGVREVRGSLSDPDAVARAVAGQDAVIHMAAKVSVSGRHQDFVEVNVHGTQRLLDAAVDAGVTDFLHVSSPSVAHAGASLIGAGAGPADPEHAVGSYAQTKAAAELIAEARGARDLNVLILRPHLVWGPGDGQLTRRIIDRARSGRMPILGSGAALVDTLYIENAVDAFLAGLRRLPQIAGQRLVLTNGEPRPIGELITGIAAAGGAPAPRLRLAPGLAKGLGAVVERAWALSEKLAGPRADEPPMTQFLAEQLSTAHWFDQRATQQALDWIPRISMDQGLTLLRDHIRSTGKV, encoded by the coding sequence ATGAGCCGACTCATCGAAGCCGGCGCCAGCGTGCTGGTCACCGGAGCCTCCGGGCTGCTCGGTGGCAGTGTGGCCCAGCGGCTCAGCGACGAGGGCTACCAGGTCACGGTGCTCCAGCGCGGCGCCTCCGGGCTGACCGGGGTCCGCGAGGTGCGCGGCTCGCTGAGCGACCCCGATGCCGTCGCCCGCGCCGTCGCCGGCCAGGACGCCGTGATCCACATGGCCGCCAAGGTCTCGGTCTCGGGGCGGCATCAGGATTTCGTCGAGGTCAATGTGCACGGCACCCAGCGGCTGCTCGATGCCGCAGTGGATGCCGGGGTCACCGACTTCCTGCATGTCTCCTCCCCCTCGGTGGCTCACGCCGGGGCCTCACTCATCGGCGCCGGCGCCGGCCCGGCGGACCCGGAGCACGCCGTGGGCAGCTACGCGCAGACCAAGGCCGCGGCCGAGCTGATCGCCGAAGCCCGCGGAGCCAGGGACCTCAACGTGCTGATCCTGCGTCCGCACCTGGTCTGGGGGCCCGGGGACGGGCAGCTGACCCGGCGGATCATCGACCGTGCCCGCTCCGGACGGATGCCGATCCTCGGCTCCGGGGCCGCGCTGGTGGACACGCTCTACATCGAGAACGCGGTGGACGCGTTCCTGGCCGGACTGCGCCGGCTCCCGCAGATCGCCGGACAGCGGCTGGTGCTCACCAACGGTGAGCCGCGCCCGATCGGTGAGCTGATCACCGGGATCGCTGCCGCAGGCGGGGCCCCGGCGCCGCGGCTGCGGCTGGCCCCGGGGCTCGCCAAGGGGCTGGGCGCCGTCGTCGAACGCGCCTGGGCGCTCAGCGAGAAGCTCGCCGGCCCGCGCGCCGATGAGCCCCCGATGACGCAGTTCCTGGCCGAGCAGCTCTCCACGGCGCACTGGTTCGACCAGCGCGCCACCCAGCAGGCCCTGGACTGGATCCCGCGGATCAGCATGGACCAGGGACTCACCCTGCTGCGCGACCACATCCGCAGCACCGGCAAGGTCTGA
- a CDS encoding DUF5998 family protein, whose product MTFSQHGPGEHRRGPAPTSSLKDAVERGGFYPSLVLHTLNEALDEREASHQIVHVDTHFDMEEVHRHITVLALADDIVVVAHLDDHDLEADDGPGFGHGDSPHPRRADTVARISTEVVPVSRIRSLILSEVHRTPEDFTPERSLAEVSLNLTWTGGARFDTYPAECGNPECVADHGDTGNWVPEDIALRIAATAEGDTAVDEARGFVRALRRACIRHVR is encoded by the coding sequence ATGACGTTCAGCCAGCATGGGCCCGGGGAGCACCGACGAGGCCCCGCCCCCACCTCCAGCCTGAAGGATGCAGTCGAGCGCGGGGGCTTCTACCCCTCCCTGGTGCTGCACACCCTGAATGAGGCGCTCGACGAGCGTGAGGCAAGTCATCAGATCGTGCACGTGGACACCCACTTCGACATGGAGGAGGTCCACCGGCACATCACCGTGCTGGCCCTGGCCGATGACATCGTCGTGGTCGCGCACCTCGATGACCATGACCTCGAGGCCGACGACGGGCCAGGCTTCGGCCACGGCGACTCCCCGCACCCGCGCCGAGCCGACACCGTGGCGCGGATCTCCACCGAGGTGGTCCCGGTGAGTCGGATCCGCTCGCTGATCCTCTCCGAGGTGCACCGGACCCCGGAGGACTTCACCCCGGAGAGGTCACTGGCCGAGGTGTCGCTGAACCTGACCTGGACCGGGGGTGCCCGTTTCGACACCTACCCGGCCGAATGCGGGAACCCGGAATGCGTAGCCGATCACGGGGACACCGGGAACTGGGTGCCCGAGGACATCGCGCTGCGGATCGCGGCCACCGCCGAGGGCGACACCGCCGTGGACGAGGCCCGCGGGTTCGTCCGCGCGCTGCGCCGGGCCTGCATCCGGCACGTGCGCTGA